A window from Micromonospora terminaliae encodes these proteins:
- a CDS encoding Gmad2 immunoglobulin-like domain-containing protein: MRRLIPPLAALLLLTAGCAPPRTGTLGPAPAGPSPTTTAAAPDGTPPPIPPATGVPGTPATTGTATTPAATGADGTLTVQLWFARGGRLVPTRRTLPATVATSRLALTELAAGPSPAESATGLTTLVPPGTQVTRIAGGVATLVPPAGFDADGATDARLRRAQVVWTLTQFPTVRRVAFAPTDAATGRDDYADLLPPIVVTAPAIGDRVASPVTVSGTADVFEATVSVRVLDAAGREIGTGFTTASCGSGCRGAYRLDVRYRRAAAGRGTVEVYEVSARDGSRVNVVRVPVELTAAR; this comes from the coding sequence ATGCGACGCCTGATCCCACCGCTCGCCGCGCTGCTGCTGCTCACCGCCGGCTGCGCCCCGCCCCGCACCGGCACCCTCGGGCCCGCCCCGGCCGGCCCGTCGCCGACCACCACCGCCGCCGCGCCGGACGGCACGCCCCCGCCGATCCCGCCCGCGACGGGCGTCCCCGGCACACCCGCCACGACGGGTACGGCGACCACCCCCGCCGCGACCGGAGCGGACGGGACGCTGACCGTGCAGCTCTGGTTCGCCCGGGGCGGCAGACTCGTGCCCACCCGGCGTACGCTGCCGGCCACCGTGGCCACCTCCCGGCTGGCGCTCACCGAACTGGCCGCCGGCCCGTCCCCGGCCGAGAGCGCCACCGGCCTCACCACCCTGGTGCCCCCCGGCACGCAGGTGACCCGAATCGCCGGCGGGGTGGCGACCCTGGTCCCGCCGGCCGGGTTCGACGCCGACGGGGCGACGGACGCCCGGCTGCGCCGCGCCCAGGTGGTCTGGACGCTCACCCAGTTCCCCACCGTCCGGCGGGTGGCCTTCGCGCCGACCGACGCGGCGACCGGGCGGGACGACTACGCCGACCTGCTGCCCCCCATCGTGGTGACCGCCCCGGCGATCGGCGACCGGGTCGCCAGCCCGGTGACCGTCAGCGGCACCGCCGACGTGTTCGAGGCGACGGTGAGCGTCCGGGTGCTGGACGCGGCGGGCCGCGAGATCGGCACCGGGTTCACGACGGCCTCCTGCGGCTCCGGCTGCCGCGGCGCCTACCGGCTGGACGTCCGCTACCGGCGCGCGGCGGCCGGGCGGGGCACGGTCGAGGTGTACGAGGTGTCGGCGCGCGACGGCTCCCGGGTCAACGTGGTGCGCGTACCGGTCGAGCTGACCGCCGCCCGGTGA
- a CDS encoding DUF2975 domain-containing protein, translating into MFTAQRAVAPLKAFLVLLFGILVLFQVMSLPGQFAHMARENPDMAYLRWPATAVTVFWVLCIQVVIACTWKLLTLVKNDRIFSEASLAWVDAIVWAIAAAWAVLVGVFLYVGFNADDPGLPLLLFLLVTGVTVLGLLMVVMRELLRQATTLRTDMEAVI; encoded by the coding sequence ATGTTCACAGCTCAACGGGCGGTGGCTCCGCTCAAAGCCTTCCTCGTGCTGCTGTTCGGGATCCTGGTCCTGTTCCAGGTCATGTCGCTGCCCGGGCAGTTCGCGCACATGGCCAGGGAGAACCCGGACATGGCCTACCTGAGGTGGCCGGCGACCGCCGTGACGGTGTTCTGGGTGCTCTGCATCCAGGTGGTGATCGCGTGCACCTGGAAGCTGCTCACCCTGGTCAAGAACGACCGCATCTTCAGCGAGGCGTCCCTGGCCTGGGTGGATGCGATCGTGTGGGCCATCGCCGCCGCGTGGGCGGTACTCGTGGGCGTCTTCCTCTACGTCGGCTTCAACGCGGACGACCCGGGCCTGCCGCTCCTGCTGTTCCTGCTGGTGACCGGGGTGACCGTGCTGGGGCTGCTCATGGTCGTGATGCGGGAGCTGCTGCGGCAGGCCACCACGCTCCGGACCGACATGGAAGCGGTGATCTGA
- a CDS encoding helix-turn-helix domain-containing protein has product MPIVVRIDVELARRKMSVGEFAERVGLTPANVAVLKNGRAKAVRFSTLEAMCRVLDCQPGDLLEWVEDEGEGR; this is encoded by the coding sequence ATGCCCATCGTCGTCCGCATCGACGTCGAGCTGGCCCGACGCAAGATGAGCGTCGGCGAGTTCGCCGAGCGGGTCGGCCTCACCCCGGCCAACGTCGCGGTGCTGAAGAACGGCCGGGCCAAGGCCGTCCGCTTCAGCACCCTCGAAGCCATGTGCCGGGTGCTGGACTGCCAGCCCGGCGACCTGCTCGAATGGGTCGAGGATGAGGGAGAAGGCCGATGA
- a CDS encoding RtcB family protein — protein MGFTPLAGTRAPVRVWTDPYTIEAQAARQLRNIGTLPWVHGVAVMPDVHFGKGATVGSVIAMRQAVSPAAVGVDIGCGMSAVRTSLTAADLPDDLGPLRSAIEAAIPVGFAMRADAVDPRRIRGLEQGGWDDFWRFGTLDRKVAQLETRAQRQLGTLGGGNHFIEVCLEQGGPDDGRVWLMLHSGSRNIGKELAERHMAVARGLPHNVDLPDRDLAVFLAGTPEMDAYRRDLWWAQEYARRNRAVMLALLCGVVRDEFPQVGYDEPISCHHNYVAEESYDGVEVLVTRKGAIRAGRGDLGIIPGSMGTGSYVVRGKGNLDAYCSASHGAGRRMSRGQAKRTYSTADLAAQTAGVECRKDAGVVDEIPGAYKDITQVMAQQEDLVEVVAHLKQVVCVKG, from the coding sequence ATGGGTTTCACCCCGCTGGCCGGTACCCGGGCGCCGGTCCGGGTCTGGACCGACCCCTACACGATCGAGGCGCAGGCGGCCCGGCAGCTGCGCAACATCGGCACGCTGCCCTGGGTGCACGGCGTCGCCGTCATGCCGGACGTGCACTTCGGCAAGGGCGCCACGGTGGGCTCGGTCATCGCCATGCGGCAGGCCGTCTCGCCGGCCGCGGTCGGCGTCGACATCGGCTGCGGCATGTCCGCGGTGCGCACCTCGCTCACCGCGGCCGACCTGCCCGACGACCTCGGCCCGCTGCGGAGCGCCATCGAGGCGGCCATCCCGGTCGGCTTCGCCATGCGCGCCGACGCGGTCGACCCGCGCCGGATCCGTGGGCTGGAGCAGGGCGGCTGGGACGACTTCTGGCGCTTCGGCACCCTCGACCGGAAGGTGGCGCAGCTGGAGACCCGGGCCCAGCGCCAGCTGGGCACCCTCGGCGGCGGGAACCACTTCATCGAGGTCTGCCTGGAGCAGGGCGGCCCGGACGACGGCCGGGTCTGGCTGATGCTGCACTCGGGCTCCCGCAACATCGGCAAGGAACTCGCCGAGCGGCACATGGCGGTGGCCCGCGGGCTGCCGCACAACGTGGACCTGCCCGACCGGGACCTCGCGGTGTTCCTCGCCGGCACCCCGGAGATGGACGCCTACCGCCGGGACCTGTGGTGGGCGCAGGAGTACGCGCGCCGCAACCGGGCCGTCATGCTCGCCCTGCTCTGCGGGGTGGTGCGGGACGAGTTCCCGCAGGTCGGCTACGACGAGCCGATCTCCTGCCACCACAACTACGTGGCGGAGGAGAGCTACGACGGGGTCGAGGTGCTGGTGACCCGCAAGGGCGCCATCCGGGCCGGCCGGGGCGACCTGGGCATCATCCCGGGGTCGATGGGCACCGGGTCGTACGTCGTGCGCGGCAAGGGCAACCTCGACGCGTACTGCTCGGCGTCGCACGGGGCCGGGCGGCGGATGTCGCGGGGGCAGGCGAAGCGGACGTACAGCACCGCCGACCTGGCGGCGCAGACGGCGGGCGTGGAGTGCCGCAAGGACGCCGGGGTGGTCGACGAGATTCCCGGCGCGTACAAGGACATCACCCAGGTGATGGCTCAGCAGGAGGACCTGGTCGAGGTGGTCGCCCACCTCAAGCAGGTCGTCTGTGTGAAGGGTTGA
- a CDS encoding DUF6058 family natural product biosynthesis protein yields MDWRRRVAERFREVNGEHPMTAADDAYVSGQFVTLDALCAAAGRDPDGVRRLMLDRRLPLPGYLRSDGAEMVPADLFALAERAGGVDALPGWFVSHWADPARGAEEWDAYLSGRYVCLRSVTPESIRRKDDLTAAIGAAPAEPDAGSATWLDRLHALVDELDALEPAFTGYDRLRFGGPTSRDTCVDGVRARYPRPVSAPTVR; encoded by the coding sequence ATGGACTGGCGGCGCCGGGTGGCCGAGCGGTTCCGGGAGGTCAACGGGGAGCACCCCATGACGGCGGCGGACGACGCGTACGTCAGCGGGCAGTTCGTGACGCTCGACGCGCTCTGCGCGGCGGCCGGGCGGGACCCGGACGGCGTACGCCGGTTGATGCTGGACCGGCGGCTGCCGTTGCCGGGCTATCTGCGCTCGGACGGCGCGGAGATGGTCCCGGCGGACCTGTTCGCGCTGGCGGAGCGGGCCGGCGGGGTGGACGCGCTGCCCGGGTGGTTCGTCTCCCACTGGGCCGACCCGGCGCGCGGCGCGGAGGAGTGGGACGCCTACCTGAGCGGCCGGTACGTCTGCCTGCGCTCGGTGACGCCCGAGTCGATCCGGCGCAAGGACGATCTGACCGCCGCGATCGGTGCGGCGCCGGCCGAGCCGGACGCCGGGTCGGCGACCTGGCTCGACCGGCTGCACGCGCTGGTCGACGAGTTGGACGCGCTGGAGCCGGCGTTCACCGGCTACGACCGGCTCCGGTTCGGCGGGCCGACCTCCCGTGACACCTGCGTGGACGGGGTGCGTGCCCGGTATCCACGACCGGTCAGCGCGCCGACCGTCCGGTGA
- a CDS encoding elongation factor G has protein sequence MKTLNLGILAHVDAGKTSLTERLLHSAGVIDEPGSVDAGNTRTDTLALERQRGITIRSAVVSFAVAGTTVNLIDTPGHPDFIAEVERVLGVLDGAVLVVSAVEGVQAQTRVLARTLRRLGIPTLFFVNKVDRAGADPERVLRQLADRLTPDVVALGRVDAAGTPGATWVPHPPGDPGHHARLVDLLSAHDDALLAAYVADERAVTPHRLRTALAAQAVRARVHPVLAGSAITGAGVADLIDAVTGLLPATAGDVHAPLSGAVFKVERGPAGEKVAYARIFAGTVRVRDRIRHGDGQEARVTALGVFDGGDATPADAAGAGRIVRLHGLAGVRVGDVLGAPPERPAARRHFAPPTLETVVEPVRPADRPALHAALTQLAEQDPLINLRQDDRRQELAVSLYGEVQKEVIEATLADDYGVPVTFRETTTVCVERVTSAGAAVEWIGREPNPFLGTVGLRVEPGPVGGGVEFRLGIELGSMPPAFLKAIEETVRETLRQGLHGWAVIDCVVTLTHGGYWARQSHAHGVFDKSMSSTAGDFRNLTPLVLMTALTRAGTRVHEPVHRFRLDLPADLFGTVLPALAGLGATPRGSTLRGAAYVIEGEVPAGRVHALDQRLPGLTRGEGVLEAEFDHYRPVRGPAPSRPRWDHDPLHRREYLLAVARRVTGRSAR, from the coding sequence GTGAAAACCCTCAATCTCGGCATCCTCGCCCATGTCGACGCCGGTAAGACGAGCCTGACCGAACGGCTGCTGCACAGCGCCGGGGTCATCGACGAGCCCGGCAGCGTCGACGCCGGCAACACCCGCACCGACACGCTGGCGCTGGAGCGGCAGCGGGGCATCACCATCCGGTCCGCCGTCGTCTCCTTCGCCGTGGCCGGGACCACCGTCAACCTCATCGACACGCCCGGCCACCCCGACTTCATCGCCGAGGTGGAACGCGTGCTCGGCGTGCTCGACGGGGCGGTGCTCGTGGTGTCCGCCGTCGAGGGCGTCCAGGCCCAGACCCGGGTGCTGGCCCGCACCCTGCGCCGCCTCGGCATCCCCACCCTGTTCTTCGTGAACAAGGTCGACCGGGCCGGCGCCGATCCGGAGCGGGTGCTGCGCCAGCTCGCCGACCGGCTCACCCCCGACGTCGTCGCCCTCGGCCGGGTCGACGCCGCCGGCACCCCGGGCGCGACGTGGGTCCCGCACCCGCCCGGCGACCCCGGCCACCACGCCCGCCTCGTCGACCTGCTCTCCGCGCACGACGACGCGCTGCTGGCCGCGTACGTGGCCGACGAACGGGCGGTCACCCCGCACCGGCTCCGGACGGCGCTCGCCGCGCAGGCCGTGCGCGCCCGGGTGCACCCGGTGCTCGCCGGCTCCGCCATCACCGGGGCCGGGGTGGCCGACCTGATCGACGCGGTCACCGGGCTGCTCCCCGCCACCGCCGGGGACGTCCACGCCCCGCTCTCCGGCGCCGTCTTCAAGGTCGAGCGCGGCCCGGCCGGGGAGAAGGTGGCGTACGCCCGGATCTTCGCCGGCACCGTGCGGGTCCGCGACCGGATCCGGCACGGCGACGGCCAGGAGGCCCGGGTCACCGCCCTCGGTGTCTTCGACGGCGGCGACGCGACGCCCGCCGACGCGGCGGGTGCCGGCCGGATCGTCCGGCTGCACGGCCTGGCCGGCGTCCGCGTCGGCGACGTGCTCGGCGCGCCGCCCGAGCGCCCGGCCGCCCGGCGCCACTTCGCCCCGCCCACGCTGGAGACCGTCGTCGAGCCGGTACGCCCGGCCGACCGCCCGGCCCTGCACGCGGCGCTCACCCAGCTCGCCGAGCAGGACCCGCTGATCAACCTGCGCCAGGACGACCGGCGCCAGGAACTCGCCGTGTCCCTCTACGGCGAGGTGCAGAAGGAGGTCATCGAGGCCACCCTCGCCGACGACTACGGCGTTCCGGTCACCTTCCGGGAGACCACCACCGTCTGCGTGGAGCGGGTCACCAGCGCCGGCGCGGCCGTCGAGTGGATCGGCCGGGAGCCCAACCCGTTCCTCGGCACCGTCGGCCTGCGCGTCGAGCCCGGGCCGGTGGGTGGCGGCGTCGAGTTCCGGCTCGGCATCGAACTCGGCTCGATGCCGCCGGCCTTCCTCAAGGCGATCGAGGAGACGGTCCGGGAGACCCTGCGGCAGGGGCTGCACGGCTGGGCCGTCATCGACTGCGTGGTCACCCTCACCCACGGCGGCTACTGGGCCCGGCAGAGCCACGCCCACGGCGTGTTCGACAAGAGCATGTCCAGCACGGCCGGCGACTTCCGGAACCTCACCCCGCTGGTGCTGATGACCGCCCTCACCCGCGCGGGCACCCGGGTGCACGAGCCGGTGCACCGGTTCCGGCTCGACCTCCCCGCGGATCTGTTCGGCACGGTGCTGCCCGCGCTCGCCGGGCTCGGCGCGACACCCCGCGGCAGCACCCTGCGTGGCGCCGCCTACGTCATCGAGGGGGAGGTCCCCGCCGGGCGGGTGCACGCGCTGGACCAGCGGCTGCCGGGGCTGACCCGTGGCGAGGGCGTCCTGGAGGCCGAGTTCGACCACTACCGCCCGGTACGCGGACCGGCCCCGAGCCGGCCCCGCTGGGACCACGACCCGCTGCACCGCCGGGAGTACCTGCTGGCCGTCGCCCGCCGGGTCACCGGACGGTCGGCGCGCTGA
- a CDS encoding alpha/beta hydrolase — MARIRCDFFSTALGMGTSMTVLLPDGAAGIGMAGAATAGDPPVLYLLHGLTDDDTVWTRRTSIERYVAPLGLAVVMPQVQRSFYCDEAHGNRYWTFLSEELPEVSRSFFRLSDRREDTFVAGLSMGGYGAMKWALRHPDRFAAAASLSGALNVAHRRHHPTSPMDPAVWHTVWGDRDVAGPDDDTVALLERAGDDLPALYVACGTKDFLYDDNTRFVDTAHRRGVPVTVDFSPGDHDWAYWDAKIQDVLAWLPLQRNG; from the coding sequence ATGGCCCGGATCCGCTGTGACTTCTTCTCCACGGCCCTCGGCATGGGCACCTCGATGACCGTGCTGCTGCCCGACGGCGCGGCCGGGATCGGCATGGCCGGCGCGGCCACGGCCGGCGATCCGCCGGTGCTCTACCTGCTGCACGGCCTGACCGACGACGACACCGTGTGGACCCGGCGCACCTCGATCGAGCGGTACGTCGCACCGCTGGGGCTGGCCGTGGTGATGCCGCAGGTGCAGCGGAGCTTCTACTGCGACGAGGCGCACGGCAACCGGTACTGGACCTTCCTCAGCGAGGAACTGCCCGAGGTGAGCCGGTCGTTCTTCCGCCTCTCCGACCGGCGCGAGGACACCTTCGTGGCCGGCCTGTCCATGGGCGGGTACGGGGCCATGAAGTGGGCGTTGCGCCACCCGGACCGGTTCGCGGCGGCGGCCAGCCTGTCCGGCGCCCTGAACGTGGCCCACCGGCGCCACCACCCGACGAGCCCCATGGACCCCGCCGTCTGGCACACCGTCTGGGGCGACCGGGACGTGGCCGGCCCGGACGACGACACCGTGGCGCTGCTGGAGCGGGCCGGCGACGACCTGCCCGCCCTGTACGTCGCCTGCGGCACCAAGGACTTCCTGTACGACGACAACACCCGCTTCGTCGACACGGCCCACCGTCGCGGGGTGCCGGTCACCGTGGACTTCTCCCCCGGCGACCACGACTGGGCGTACTGGGACGCGAAGATCCAGGACGTGCTGGCCTGGCTACCGCTGCAACGAAACGGCTGA
- a CDS encoding DinB family protein has product METERIGPPLLAGERETLRAFLDFHRATLAMKCEGLTDEELRRQSSPPSTLSLLGLVRHMAEVERTWFRRVINAEDIPLIWSATGDFQEAYDASASSRSEAFEAWQREVEHARRIEREAESLDVTGHQARWGEDVSLRLVMLHMMHEYARHNGHADFLREAVDGTVGV; this is encoded by the coding sequence GTGGAGACCGAACGGATCGGCCCGCCGCTGCTGGCCGGGGAGCGGGAGACGCTGCGTGCCTTCCTCGACTTCCACCGCGCCACCCTGGCGATGAAGTGCGAGGGGCTGACCGACGAGGAGCTGCGGCGGCAGTCGTCGCCGCCGTCCACGCTGTCCCTGCTCGGCCTCGTGCGGCACATGGCCGAGGTCGAGCGCACCTGGTTCCGCCGGGTCATCAACGCCGAGGACATCCCGCTGATCTGGTCGGCGACGGGGGACTTCCAGGAGGCGTACGACGCGAGCGCGTCCAGCCGGTCGGAGGCGTTCGAGGCGTGGCAGCGGGAGGTCGAGCACGCCCGCCGCATCGAGCGTGAGGCCGAGTCGCTCGACGTCACCGGCCACCAGGCCCGCTGGGGCGAGGACGTCTCGCTGCGCCTGGTGATGCTGCACATGATGCACGAGTACGCCCGCCACAACGGCCACGCCGACTTCCTCCGCGAGGCCGTCGACGGCACCGTCGGCGTCTGA
- a CDS encoding M36 family metallopeptidase: MMHPHIRRSALVASAVTAALVAGGATAQATGDTYDHTASATVFAPNPVQQLGDQSLTDQKDADYPALAGAYRSVRLTNLDGSGTLTGKYVVVKSKTGTPARAVDGAYPAWHRDADQFEQVMGYHWVNTAQAYLQSLGFGSTLRPVNQRQIELRIDQYGGDNSFFREDKANITLGKGGVDDGEDAEVIVHEYGHSVQDGQVPGFGTTLESGAIGEAFGDYLAVAVTSWATGVPTRTPEACVADWDSVSYTRTAPHCLRRLDGTKVYPADLVGEVHADGEIWSRALWDIRTALGDRRATTLIVEAQFAFTTDVTFRDAALATVAAAQRLYGAQAASATRAAFVARGIL; this comes from the coding sequence ATGATGCACCCCCACATCCGACGTTCCGCGCTGGTCGCCTCGGCGGTCACCGCGGCGCTGGTGGCCGGCGGCGCCACCGCCCAGGCCACCGGCGACACCTACGACCACACCGCGAGCGCCACCGTCTTCGCGCCGAACCCCGTCCAGCAGCTCGGCGACCAGTCGCTGACCGACCAGAAGGACGCGGACTACCCGGCGCTCGCCGGGGCGTACCGGTCGGTGCGGCTGACCAACCTGGACGGATCCGGCACCCTCACCGGGAAGTACGTGGTCGTCAAGAGCAAGACCGGCACCCCGGCCCGTGCCGTCGACGGCGCGTACCCGGCCTGGCACCGCGACGCCGACCAGTTCGAGCAGGTGATGGGCTACCACTGGGTCAACACGGCCCAGGCGTACCTCCAGTCGCTCGGCTTCGGCTCCACGCTGCGGCCGGTCAACCAGCGGCAGATCGAGCTGCGGATCGACCAGTACGGTGGCGACAACTCGTTCTTCCGCGAGGACAAGGCCAACATCACCCTCGGCAAGGGCGGCGTCGACGACGGCGAGGACGCCGAGGTGATCGTCCACGAGTACGGCCACTCGGTGCAGGACGGTCAGGTGCCCGGCTTCGGCACCACCCTGGAGTCCGGCGCGATCGGCGAGGCGTTCGGCGACTACCTGGCGGTCGCGGTGACCAGCTGGGCCACCGGTGTGCCGACGAGGACGCCGGAGGCCTGCGTGGCCGACTGGGACTCGGTCTCCTACACCCGCACCGCCCCGCACTGCCTGCGCCGCCTCGACGGCACCAAGGTCTACCCCGCCGACCTGGTGGGCGAGGTGCACGCGGACGGCGAGATCTGGTCCCGCGCGCTGTGGGACATCCGCACCGCGCTCGGCGACCGCCGGGCCACCACGCTGATCGTGGAGGCGCAGTTCGCCTTCACCACGGACGTCACCTTCCGGGATGCGGCGCTGGCCACCGTGGCCGCCGCGCAGCGTCTCTACGGCGCCCAGGCCGCGAGCGCGACCCGGGCCGCCTTCGTCGCGCGCGGCATCCTCTGA
- a CDS encoding M15 family metallopeptidase, with amino-acid sequence MGTGTRVATALAVLATALAAGCQRPAPRPAPSATPPPAPSATPGGPRAPADVVDLAAVDPGIRTDIRYATAHNFVGRPITGYAEPLCLLTRRAAEALHRVQAAALAQGRSLKVYDCYRPQRAVDEFVAWAKLPGEQQMKGEFYPDEPKSRLFADGYIGAPTAHSRGSTLDLTLVPVPTPDQPAYVPGQPLTACTAPAGRRFPDNSVDMGTGFDCFDPRAHTTDARITGAARDNRQLLKRLMTAQGFENYPREWWHYRYVDEPYPDTYFDFPVARSSLR; translated from the coding sequence GTGGGGACCGGGACACGGGTGGCCACGGCCCTGGCCGTGCTGGCCACGGCGCTCGCCGCCGGCTGCCAGCGGCCCGCCCCGCGCCCCGCGCCGTCCGCCACCCCGCCGCCCGCGCCGTCGGCCACTCCGGGCGGCCCCCGCGCCCCGGCCGACGTCGTCGACCTGGCCGCCGTCGACCCCGGCATCCGCACCGACATCCGGTACGCCACCGCGCACAACTTCGTCGGCCGGCCGATCACCGGCTATGCCGAGCCGCTCTGCCTGCTCACCCGCCGGGCGGCGGAGGCGCTGCACCGGGTGCAGGCCGCCGCCCTGGCGCAGGGCCGCAGCCTCAAGGTGTACGACTGCTACCGCCCCCAGCGGGCGGTGGACGAGTTCGTCGCCTGGGCCAAGCTCCCCGGCGAGCAGCAGATGAAGGGCGAGTTCTACCCGGACGAGCCGAAGAGCCGGCTGTTCGCCGACGGCTACATCGGCGCGCCGACCGCGCACAGCCGGGGCAGCACCCTGGACCTGACCCTGGTCCCGGTGCCCACCCCCGACCAGCCGGCGTACGTGCCGGGCCAGCCGCTGACCGCCTGCACCGCCCCGGCCGGCCGGCGCTTCCCGGACAACTCCGTCGACATGGGCACCGGCTTCGACTGCTTCGACCCCCGCGCGCACACCACGGACGCGCGGATCACCGGGGCGGCCCGGGACAACCGGCAGTTGCTGAAGCGGCTCATGACCGCGCAGGGCTTCGAGAACTACCCCCGCGAGTGGTGGCACTACCGGTACGTCGACGAGCCGTACCCGGACACGTACTTCGACTTCCCGGTGGCCCGGTCGTCGCTGCGGTGA
- a CDS encoding acetylxylan esterase: protein MFTDLPEAQLRAHRSDLREPPDFDAFWADTLTEARSCGDPLGVTPVATPLAGLDVFDVTFPGFAGQPIKAWLRVPRDAPGPLPAIVQYVGYGGGRGHPLENLLWAAAGFAHLQMDTRGQGSGWSRGDTPDIAGAGPQAPGMTTRGVEDPRRYYYRRFLTDAVRAVDAARLLPAVDPARVAVLGHSQGGGAALAAAALVPDLRAAVAYVPFLCDIPRAVTVTDAAPYREIRDYLAVHRDREEQVLRTLGYVDGVAFARRATVPARFSVALMDEIVPPSTVYGAYHDYRGAKELAVWRYNGHEAGGIDDDVAALDFLRTALAA, encoded by the coding sequence GTGTTCACCGACCTGCCCGAGGCGCAACTGCGCGCCCACCGCAGCGACCTGCGCGAGCCCCCGGACTTCGACGCGTTCTGGGCCGACACCCTCACCGAGGCCCGGTCCTGCGGCGACCCGCTCGGGGTGACCCCGGTGGCCACCCCGCTGGCCGGGCTGGACGTCTTCGACGTGACCTTCCCCGGCTTCGCCGGCCAGCCGATCAAGGCGTGGCTGCGGGTGCCCCGGGACGCGCCGGGGCCGCTCCCGGCGATCGTGCAGTACGTCGGCTACGGCGGCGGGCGCGGCCACCCGCTGGAGAACCTGCTCTGGGCCGCCGCCGGGTTCGCCCACCTGCAGATGGACACCCGCGGCCAGGGGTCGGGCTGGAGCCGGGGCGACACCCCGGACATCGCCGGGGCCGGCCCGCAGGCCCCCGGGATGACCACCCGGGGCGTCGAGGACCCCCGCCGGTACTACTACCGCCGCTTCCTCACCGACGCGGTCCGGGCCGTCGACGCGGCACGCCTCCTGCCGGCCGTCGACCCGGCCCGGGTGGCAGTGCTGGGGCACAGCCAGGGCGGCGGGGCCGCGCTGGCCGCCGCCGCCCTCGTGCCCGACCTGCGGGCGGCGGTGGCGTACGTGCCGTTCCTCTGCGACATCCCCCGCGCCGTGACCGTCACCGACGCCGCGCCCTACCGCGAGATCCGGGACTACCTGGCGGTGCACCGGGACCGGGAGGAGCAGGTGCTGCGCACCCTCGGCTACGTCGACGGGGTCGCGTTCGCCCGCCGGGCGACCGTGCCGGCCCGCTTCTCCGTGGCGCTGATGGACGAGATCGTCCCGCCATCCACCGTCTACGGCGCCTACCACGACTACCGCGGGGCGAAGGAACTCGCGGTGTGGCGGTACAACGGCCACGAGGCGGGCGGCATCGACGACGACGTGGCGGCGCTCGACTTCCTCCGCACGGCGCTCGCCGCCTGA